In one window of Juglans regia cultivar Chandler chromosome 3, Walnut 2.0, whole genome shotgun sequence DNA:
- the LOC108990588 gene encoding transcription factor MYB102-like, whose protein sequence is MVSYTLLLFIQVRLHTDPTSFALSVSILARNLSLFNISVSRFNQAKQYCLKEGLIYTQLLEDRSIALVDYFSAMGRAPCCDKSGLKKGPWTPEEDQKLMDYIQKHGYGNWRTLPKNAGLQRCGKSCRLRWTNYLRPDIKRGRFSFEEEETIIQLHSILGNKWSSIAARLPGRTDNEIKNYWNTHIRKRLLRMGIDPVTHSPRLDLLDLSSILSSSLYNPSQMNVSRLLGVQTLVNPELLRLATSFMSSGHHENPNLLLQNLQENQLCNPQIENQISQIVQVPEELHAPIQEIPCCTTVSNPCVSFPSETQIMEPNVEQFPSNFTHFSSSNSQPTEWQSNGMPLDFTEDYVSIPSYYNYGSDCQTMMDPSSESSTFQYSNNSNQNFSFASVFSTPSSSPKPLNSNSTYVNGNSTEDERESYCSNMLKFEIPDILDVNDFV, encoded by the exons ATGGTTTCTTACAcccttttgttatttatacaagTACGTCTCCATACGGACCCTACATCATTTGCTCTCTCTGTTTCCATTTTAGCTCGAAACCTCTCCCTCTTTAACATCTCTGTTTCTCGTTTCAACCAAGCTAAACAATATTGCCTCAAAGAAGGCTTAATATACACTCAACTTCTAGAAGACAGAAGCATAGCTCTAGTTGATTACTTTTCAGCCATGGGTAGAGCACCTTGTTGTGACAAAAGCGGCCTCAAGAAAGGGCCCTGGACGCCGGAGGAAGACCAGAAACTCATGGATTATATTCAGAAACATGGGTATGGAAATTGGAGAACGTTACCGAAGAATGCCG GACTTCAAAGGTGCGGAAAGAGCTGCCGTCTTCGATGGACTAACTATCTGAGACCTGATATTAAGAGAGGCAGGTTTTCTTTTGAAGAGGAGGAGACAATTATTCAGCTGCATAGTATATTGGGCAACAA GTGGTCTTCCATTGCAGCTCGGTTGCCTGGAAGGACAGACAACGAAATCAAGAACTACTGGAACACACACATTAGAAAGAGGCTCCTACGAATGGGAATTGATCCAGTGACTCACAGTCCACGTCTCGATCTTCTCGACCTTTCCTCAATTCTGAGTTCCTCGctttacaatccatctcagaTGAACGTGTCAAGGCTTCTTGGGGTCCAAACCTTAGTGAATCCAGAACTTTTAAGGCTAGCCACATCTTTTATGTCATCCGGCCACCATGAAAACCCAAACTTGCTtcttcaaaatcttcaagaaaaccAGCTTTGCAATCCCcaaatagaaaaccaaattTCACAGATTGTCCAAGTACCCGAAGAACTTCATGCGCCTATTCAAGAAATTCCATGTTGCACTACAGTGAGTAACCCATGTGTTTCATTTCCTAGTGAAACACAAATCATGGAGCCCAATGTAGAGCAGTTCCCATCAAATTTTACCCACTTCAGCTCCTCGAACTCTCAACCAACTGAGTGGCAAAGCAATGGGATGCCTTTAGATTTTACTGAAGACTATGTTTCTATACCAAGTTATTACAATTATGGGTCTGATTGTCAAACTATGATGGATCCTTCCTCTGAATCATCAACTTTCCAGTACTCCAACAACAGCAACCAGAATTTCAGCTTCGCGTCAGTTTTCTCGACTCCTTCATCGAGCCCAAAACCATTGAACTCGAATTCAACATACGTCAATGGCAACAGTACTGAAGATGAGAGGGAGAGCTATTGCAGCAacatgttgaaatttgaaatcccAGATATCTTGGATGTTAATGATTTTGTGTAA